A single window of Cryptococcus neoformans var. neoformans JEC21 chromosome 3 sequence DNA harbors:
- a CDS encoding expressed protein has protein sequence MQAPQIRLNERQANPNPYVVFIRSLQNKADHTDAEDILRAVAAQMRTIMKDRFMQIGTLEEAEFNRVFAGRNWNHGQSIELVLRGPSGRFLPMPYIISVMCHEMAHIEQMNHGPKFQKLMREIKADVAKLQARGYYGDGFWSDGKRLADSVRMGGEGLRPSDFPEYICGVSSSDAKKARRGPRRQANRTTGLVKGEASHRSGRQTEYRKKAGRRNNADMGDNGLRLDGIRVITKQDREERKAFVDDKIQMLTRGGMPLARARKQAGEMWEQENPWWAESNTRSKVAKSKSAAALRAEAAEARLRALAGPSRDTKHKLEPMSSNSEDEDESSDDGIEEIPDPHLSVEDRKKEMDEMDEEEKDGLRGGWEDYITPPNVYRPITSTNSSDSSETKPSVKRPPPESSGPSKIRKLQHQAPLPFTTKSIKKERSSFPGESTSALGGRPSIISPATPQMSKELGRGEDAFPREDGQPGWRCRLCTFINLMDHGRCDICQARPDGTLPEDVQSII, from the exons TG CTGCTCAG ATGAGAACAATCATGAAAGACCGCTTCATGCAAATTGGTACtttggaagaagccgaGTTCAATCGGGTA TTTGCTGGCAGGAACTGGAATCACGGACAG AGCATCGAGCTAGTATTGAGGGGTCCTTCCGGGAGGTTCTTGCC GATGCCTTATATCATTTCAGTCATGTGCCACGAG ATGGCTCACATCGAG CAAATGAACCACGGGCCAAAGTTCCAAAAA CTAATGCGAGAGATCAAAGCCGATGTTGCGAAGCTACAAGCCCGTGGCTATTATGGTGACGGTTTCTGGTCCGACGGGAAACGTTTGGCGGATAGTGTCCGCATGGGCGGTGAAGGGCTTCGACCTTCTGATTTCCCGGAATATATCTGTGGTGTCAGCTCATC GGATGCCAAGAAGGCTCGCAGAGGACCTCGGCGGCAGGCAAACCGTACAACAGGCCTTGTCAAAGGTGAGGCCTCACACCGTTCTGGACGTCAAACAGAATACAGGAAAAAAGCAGGGCGAAGGAATAATGCGGATATGGGAGATAATGGGTTGAGGTTGGATGGTATACGAG TTATTACGAAACAGGATCGCGAAGAACGGAAAGCGTTTGTAGACGACAAAATACAAATGCTCACTCGGGGCGGAATGCCTCTGGCTCGCGCCAGGAAGCAAGCGGGAGAGATGTGGGAGCAAGAAAATCCTTGGTGGGCTGAGAGTAATACAAGAAGCAAAGT TGCGAAATCCAaatcagcagcagccttaAGAGCTGAAGCGGCTGAAGCTCGTCTGCGTGCGCTTGCTGGTCCGTCACGAGACACCAAGCATAAACTCGAACCCATGTCTTCCAATTcagaggacgaagatgaaagtAGCGACGACGGAATTGAAGAGATCCCTGATCCGCATTTGAGCGTTGAAgatcggaagaaggagatggatgaaatggacgaggaagagaaagatgggTTAAGGGGTGGATGGGAGGATTACATCACTCCTCCTAATGTATATCGGCCCATCACTTCTACCAACTCCTCGGATTCTTCAGAAACCAAACCTTCGGTGAAGCGCCCACCGCCAGAGTCATCCGGTCCTTCAAAAATACGCAAATTGCAACACCAAGCCCCTCTACCCTTTACTACCAAATCAATCAAAAAGGAACGTTCAAGTTTCCCAGGCGAGTCAACTTCAGCCTTGGGGGGTAGACCATCTATCATTTCACCCGCTACCCCACAAATGAGCAAGGAATTGGGTAGGGGAGAAGATGCCTTTCCACGAGAAGACGGTCAACCAGGGTGGAGATGCCGCCTCTGTACTTTTATAAATCTGATGGATCATGGGAGATGTG ATATTTGTCAGGCAAGGCCGGACGGGACATTGCCTGAGGATGTACAGTCTATCATATAG
- a CDS encoding expressed protein, which translates to MSQLLWISDASPLFFYSPAEAYFAGQGLNSWVGSAGLNSTTTVAAANGGGGTTTYHSTTGMAGVIIPAIYATSFVPIFSAPDSYDVTMQQNSNDPQDWKSGQNWTSSGGDFSAQTFTIEVSCQGDCDDDFIFEGAWVETELAPEGSDTESVSLDDSSLLIQYTGFTSVEANSQPVQVSSSDYNSSLSMTSTAGATAQVMFTGASVMVSGVSCPFCSTFSVSLDSKTAATLDSANNATVHGTLLYFATNLDTSDTHTLILEAEGGGTLVIDEFTVNGPKGRVGFIGTVDGLTTTVGPSSTGVISSDGSSSNTASNSGATALSAATEGGAPNVGVIIGAILGSLAGVAILYFLCRKAVPAAKSSEKKKMDPWDEANLLQNMKNEGVHVTTVANQRYVYPGLIAHSDLTKK; encoded by the exons ATGTCTCAACTACTATGGATTTCTGACGCCTcgcctctttttttctacTCACCCGCTGAGGCGTACTTTGCTGGTCAAGGGTTGAACTCATGGGTAGGTTCAGCGGGCTTAAACTCGACTACCACAGTCGCCGCCGCCAatgggggaggaggaacgaCGACGTATCATTCAACAACGGGCATGGCTGGGGTCATAATACCTGCTATATATG CTACTTCATTTGTTCCAATATTCTCGGCCCCAGACTCATACGACGTCACCATGCAGCAAAATTCCAACGATCCTCAGGACTGGAAATCGGGTCAGAATTGGACGAGCTCGGGAGGAGATTTTAGTGCACAAACTTTTACCATAGAAGTCTCCTGTCAGGGCGACTGTGACGACGATTTTATCTTTGAGGGAGCGTGGGTGGAGACAGAGCTTGCTCCAGAGGG TTCAGACACAGAGAGCGTGTCATTGGATGATTCTTCCTTATTGATACAGTACACAGGCTTCACGTCCGTGGAGGCTAATAGCCAGCCCGTGCAAGTATCGTCTTCAGATTACAACTCCTCGCTGTCTATGACATCAACCGCAGGAGCCACGGCTCAGGTCATGTTCACTG GTGCTTCGGTAATGGTATCAGGGGTCTCATGTCCCTTCTGTTCAACATTCTCGGTCAGTTTAGATTCGAAGACTGCAGCAACGCTTGATAGCGCCAACAATGCCACTGTGCATGGAACCTTACTTTATTTTGCTACTAACTTGGACACAAGCGACACTCATACTCTAATTCTTGAAGCTGAAGGCGGCGGAACTTTAGTTATTGATGAATTTACAGTAAACGGACCTAAGGGAAGGGTTGGATTTAT TGGCACGGTCGATGGACTCACGACTACAGTCGGTCCATCAAGCACAGGTGTAATCAGCAGCGATGGCAGCAGTAGTAACACAGCAAGTAATAGTGGGGCCACTGCCTTGTCGGCGGCTACTGAAGGGGGTGCGCCAAACGTCGGTGTAATCATTGGCGCCATTCTAGGTTCACTAGCCGGTGTA GCAATCTTGTATTTTCTTTGTCGAAAAGCTGTTCCTGCCGCCAAGAGCAgtgagaaaaagaagatggatcCGTGGGATGAGGCCAATTTACTACAGAATatgaagaatgaaggagtCCATGTGACAACAGTCGCTAATCAACGCTATGTCTATC CCGGATTAATCGCCCATAGTGATCTGACGAAAAAGTAG
- a CDS encoding hydroxymethylbilane synthase, putative: MSCPFHTTTNTSNRSPLPDRALLLAMKSQTNTFILGTRKSNLALVQTGHVADDLRRLHSGAGSKFGETREEGDDAEQGDVPFVHPYTFSIESMTTVGDRNQTTPLHLLSPYSSTQPAKSLWTDELEARLINGHFDMLVHSLKDVPTVLKDGCEIGCMAKRHDPRDALVVKQGLPYKRLEDLPDGAVVGTGSVRRVAQLKRAFPNLVFEDMRGNLNTRFNKLDNPQSPFSALILAMSGLERLGMAHRATSPLSSPTLMHAVGQGALAIEIRSTDPRVRNCLRGLGHWQTEWSCGAERGCLRVLEGGCSVPVGVESELVELDEDEVAAHPELLEGVEDPFKGQEEIPLEGDSPMLWFSGLVDTTSAPTPSTPTFSSHSLPPLRTRLAKLTLHSCVTSTDGSKHVLFTPPPVLVRSYRQAEQFGEECARRLRGMGAGEILDEINKLRKERELRDLESAIERSRAAQEESEKMGLVQDGTAEVVA, from the exons ATGTCTTGCCCCTTCCACACCACCACAAACACCTCCAACCGCAGTCCCTTGCCAGACCGTGCACTTCTCCTCGCAATGAAGTCCCAGACAAACACTTTCATTCTCGGCACGCGCAAGTCAAACCTCGCCCTCGTACAAACAGGTCACGTCGCAGACGATCTTCGACGTCTCCATTCCGGCGCAGGCAGCAAATTCGGCGAGACtagagaggaaggtgaCGATGCCGAACAAGGTGATGTGCCGTTCGTGCATCCCTACACTTTCTCCATTGAGTCTATGACCACTGTTGGTGACCGAAACCAGACTACCCcactccacctcctctccccatACTCCTCTACCCAGCCCGCAAAATCCCTATGGACTGATGAGCTCGAAGCTCGACTCATCAACGGTCACTTTGACATGCTCGTGCACTCCCTCAAGGATGTGCCTACCGTTCTCAAGGACGGATGCGAAATTGGATGTATGGCCAAGAGGCATGATCCTCGCGATGCTTTGGTAGTCAAGCAGGGATTACCGTACAAAAGACTGGAAGATTTGCCCGACGGAGCTGTTGTTGGTACAGGTAGTGTGAGGAGAGTAGCGCAATTAAAAAGGGCTTTCCCCAATCTCGTTTTTGAGGATATG CGCGGAAACCTCAACACACGATTCAACAAACTGGACAACCCCCAATCGCCATTTTCTGCTCTTATTCTCGCCATGTCTGGCCTCGAACGTTTAGGCATGGCCCATCGTGCCACTTCGcccctttcctctccaaccCTCATGCACGCTGTCGGCCAAGGTGCTCTTGCCATCGAAATTCGATCCACCGACCCTCGCGTTCGAAACTGTTTAAGGGGATTAGGCCACTGGCAAACTGAATGGTCTTGCGGTGCCGAAAGAGGTTGCTTGAGGGTTTTGGAAGGAGGCTGCTCTGTCCCGGTCGGTGTAGAGTCTGAGCTCGTCGAGCttgacgaggacgaggttgCTGCGCATCCCGAACTACTTGAGGGTGTGGAGGATCCTTTCAAGGGCCAAGAAGAGATTCCTCTTGAAGGAGACTCACCTATGCTGTGGTTCTCTGGTCTTGTAGACACTACCTCCGCCCCTACTCCATCCACGCCCACTTTCTCATCtcactctctccctccactTCGAACACGCCTAGCGAAGCTCACTCTCCATTCTTGTGTCACCTCTACTGATGGATCCAAACATGTCCTCTTtacccctcctcctgtccTTGTGCGATCATACCGTCAAGCAGAGCAGTTCGGTGAAGAATGTGCTCGGAGATTGAGAGGGATGGGTGCAGGGGAAATCTTGGATGAGATCAACAAGCTCAGGAAGGAGCGAGAGTTGAGGGACTTGGAAAGCGCTATCGAGAGAAGTAGAGCGGCgcaagaggagagtgagaAGATGGGGTTGGTTCAGGATGGCACAGCCGAAGTTGTTGCCTAA